The Lycium ferocissimum isolate CSIRO_LF1 chromosome 8, AGI_CSIRO_Lferr_CH_V1, whole genome shotgun sequence DNA segment aaatatagtGTCACTTATAATAAAGATAAGTAAAACCTATAAGACAAGTTTTGTTAATATAAGCTAATGAAAATGAACATAGTTTGATTCGGGACTTGTTTGAGTTACTAGACATATATGGGCTATAATTATGTACTCCATCCGACGTCCCAATTTATACGAGGATTGACCTATTTGGGGAGtcaaacaactttttcttttgctcaatttcaaacatagattcttcgagtattttataataaaatttacatatttggaaactatataaaaagtactataatagcttgtttggccaagctatttttcttcaaaagtgcttattttaaaaaaagtaaagtGTTTGACTAAGcttttaggagaaaataagtgtttttgggAAGTAGCAGAAATTGTTttttagaagctaaaaaaagtagcttttcgagaagcacttttttgaaaaaaacactTAGAAACacttttaaaagcttggccaaacaataattgctgctcaaaagtgttttttaaattaattggccaaataTAAACTGTTTTTcaccaaaagtatttttttgaaaaacacttttcaaaataagctgatattaaaagcttgaccaaacaggctataagtctgcataattaataattcacaatTTATAAAAAGACTTAGAGAATATCGTGGTCAAAGAAAGAGCCGTTTGACTCGCCAAATAGCTCAACCCTCATataattgggacggagggagtaacatatTTATTGGACCATCCAAAGTAAGTTCAAACGTGAAATACCATGTTAAGAAACAAAAGTATGAAAAGGTTTAAAAATACTGAAACAAAAGTATGAAAAGGTTTAAAaatacttactaattatactataataattatttttaaatataaaatatctttaaaaatCGTATACATATAATGTCGATTTGGTTTTGTTTCGATTTCACTTTTCTTagtcaaaaccaaaccaattatggtccctttttttttaataccgaATCAAGTCAAACCGCCACTAACCgatttttttctcgatttgtcGGTTTTTCTTTAAATACCCTAGCTATCTCAAGGTACGTATTACGCATACACTACTTTTAATAATcttttcaacttctttcaggtttatatattttttactccATCCGTTCCAACTTCCAACTTTATGTGACACAGTTCAGAATACGAGGGTCTACCTTATTAATTTTTGGTGTGAATTTTAACATagattcttcaaaaaaaaaaaaaaaattacatatttagaaaactagaaaaaaattagtataaaaattcataataattaacaattcaaatattattgaaatattttaaaaaatatggtTATAGAAAATCTCATTTAACTCTCCAAATAGTAATAGGGTCACATAAAATGGAGTAGAGAAATTAACATatagtcaacatatgtaatATGCAGGTCGGTCGGCATAGTTGTTTTACATGTTTAATTGTTTATGTAGggacacaaatatatatatatatatatatatatatatatatatatatatatatatatatatatatatatatatatatatataacgacgtACATGCATTATTAGCTTCTAAAATATGTATTAATTACTTTCTATATAATTAGAGAAATTCATTTTTGTGATAAAGATCatcttaggcctcatttgttttctcGTCTTCCAGAGATATTGAACGATTTCAAGGATGAAAATGACAATCTGAAGCAGAGTTTTTGTAACGACACAAAAGGTTTGTTACAACTATATGAAGCTTCGTTTCTCTCTACAGAAACTGAAACCACTTTAAAAAATGCAACAAGATTCACAGTGGcacatttaaaaaattatgttgATAATCAGTATTACGATACTGAAGACAATAATCTAATGGTGGAATTAGTCCTTCATGCCTTGGAACTTCCAAGACATTGGATGGTGCCAAGATTAGAGACAGAATGGTATATTAGCATTTATGAGAGAATGCCAAATGCTAATCCTCTGTTGCTCGAGCTTGCTAAGTTGGACTTTAATATTGTTCAAGCCACATATCAAGAAGATTTGAGAATTCTGTCAAGGTGAGgtatcttttaatttttctagtaactaattttacttattaTGAACAATTATACataattatcttttaattaCTTGACAATATATAATAAAGATTTTAGCACACTATAAGTATAATTAGTGGAAGTGTAAAACCGGTAATCTCATACAACATTAATTTTCATGTAAAGGTGGTGGAAGAACTCATGTCTTGCAGAAAAGATGTCATTTTCAAGGGATATACTGGTGGAGAATTTTTTTTGGGCAGTTGGAATAATGTTTGAGCCTCAACACAGCTATTTTCGGAGAATGATCACGAAGGTCATTGTTTTTGTTTCAATCATAGATgatatttatgatatttatggcaCTCTTGATGAATTGGAAGTCTTCACTGATGCTATTCAAAGGTAACTTGAAGGAACCacctaaatatataaatttggTGCATATAGAAATGtagctttattttatttttccttattcacTTACACATTAGTTAACTGTACTATTGGCTAGTAGTGACAAATAGACTGATTGAATTGGATTTGACCTgatcaaaaataaattaaataaataaaagtgaattatAACTCAATCTGTCTATATTTTGAATGATCTGGTTGAATACGAATTAAATATGGAGTCATTGGGTGGATCAACCAAATCTGAGTAGATTTTCATCTTTGTGAGTACTTATTAGGAGGTCAACTTTCTTTTAGTAAACCAGTAGAAATATGATGACGAGACTTGGTAAgttttatatcttttttttttttttgaataatgtttaaatattttatatccCTATTTAGATGCTTTAAAATCCACTCTtcttttaaaagattttttctccatgtttcccATATAGAAAGGAGAAGAAGTGGACATTGAGTATTGACAATCGAACACACACCTATCTTATGAAATATTCTTACAAGTATATGATATATTCATACTTAACAGAAACCACTACTCAACAAATTATAATTGTCTATGCAAAACAATTAGTAAAGACGAGTATttaatcttttaatttcaagttGGAGAAATTACCTTATAAATTCTCTATTCAATCATCTTTGTCTAATGTTTGTCAtgagaaaattttaaattttgatattataaATTCAGATGGGATACCAAAGCAATGGAACAATTTCCAGACTATATGAAAGTGTGTTATCTTGCACTCTTCAATATTATCAACGAAGTAGCGTATGACGTTCTCAAAGATAAAGGGATCGATGTCCTGCCCTACCTTACAAAATCAGTAAGATTCATTCCACTtagaaatttttcttcttttagttCCTCTTTTTCCAAAATGCTAGCTGATCTCCTCTTATGCGAATGCAATACTTAAATTTTGTGAGTTTagaatttaaatatattatcATTGAAcaaattgtatttttaaaactatGAATTCCGAATTTAATATCTATAAAAAAATCGTgaacttatatattttttattatgtcAAAAAGCGACGAGTTTGATTAAACCTATTAAATAGAGCGGACCTACATGCATAATAGAGGATCACTGGACCCTGTTAACCTCGAAAGTTGGATGGGTCCTTGGTTGAAGCTTTGTTAATTAGAATGACTACACTGAAACCATGATTATCTTTACCCTCCATTttaaaataagtggtgtttttagcTTGGGCACTTCCTTTAAGAAAATTACTTATTTCTATAAAGTAAGAtgtatttttactaacttacccttAATAAATACCTTAAAAAAGATGTAGTTCTTTAGTAGTTTCTTGGTTATATAAAACTCTCTTTAtttaaataaggataaaattgaaagaatatCATTAATGTCTTCTAGTTTttaaacaccacttatttttcTTGGTTATATAaatctttttctctttatttataGAGAAAACCCTGGATAAAATACCATGAAACGAATGAACGTCAGGTTTAATGTCTTCCTCTATACGGAAACCAAATCAATTAAAGATTGGTTTTTTAAATGTTGGAATCAAACTAAACTAATTAAGTTAGTTTTTATCGCTTCGTTTTTGTAGATTGGTCGGTTTTCTCGATTTTCTTATAAAATAGATGACAATATACTTCCAAGCACATATTATGTTGACTATATTCCGAACATAACATTAACAATtatattcctctttttttttttttttttttttaaagaaaaaaaaacatatatatgccATTTTCAGTAGGAGCATAATAAAATTTCTTACAATGAATtctttttgtataaaaaattaaaaatctaatTGTGATGTACCAAGATATCTTGACGATAATTGAATCAAAAAATGGTGATAGCTAAATGACTCATAGACAAGTTATTTGAACATGACATAGATATTCTTGGaagtatcaaaataaaaattacaaatcAAACTAGAAAGTAAAGATAAAAAATAGGAATATAATAAAGGCAAAAACACACATTGTCTATGTGTGTTTATgcaattataatttttaaataggtATTTATATactcggtttggttcgattttttcggttatttttttcttaagaaCAAAACTTAACCAAATTATTTagatttttagaattaaaaaacaaaaccaaacaaaaaaagtatctattttttcttcgattttctatttggtttgatttttcaatttatCGTGAACACCACTAGTGCCACCTGTCAGTCGTCACCGGAAGTTTTGCCGGCTCTGGCGAGACCCAACAATAAAGCTCTCGCCGTCTTCAAATCCTGAGTTCGCATCTGATTAaattcatgttatatttgtCTCTACAacacaccccacccccccccccccccccaaaaaaaactccccccaaaaaatcagaaattaaacCACTAATTCATTTATTGGCACTATTAATAATTTGAGATATGTTATTAGTGGGCAGATTTGTGCAAATCATACTTACAAGAAGCAAGATGGTACCACAATGGATATAAGCCAAGTCTGGAAGAATACATGGATAATGCATGGATTTCAATTGCAGTTCCTATGGTATTAGTCCACGCTTTGTGTCTTGTCACCAAACCAATAACTAAAGAGACATTTGAATCCTTAAGCAATTATCCTGACATAATTCGTTTCTCTGCTACAATTTTTCGGTTTGCTGATGATTTGGAGATATCATCGGTATGTTTTTATACATTTATctcaaataaaattaacttataTGACTCCTGATTTGAATATACTTTATGGTCCagttgtgattaaggaagagatTTCTAATTTAATAATGTTACAATTacgttttaaaaaaagaatcaaaatgaCATACTAacatttcccaaaaaaaaaaaaaaaagaaggaacgaGTGAATGAATTGTACTACCTCTCTTTCATTTTATGTGACCTAACTGTTACTTGGACAgtcatgatttttttctttgacCACGATTTTTGCatatacttttaaaatattttgaatatctaaTATTGTAATTCATAGTacttttatatagtttttaaataagtaaatttttacatatcacaaaAAATGGAACAGACGTAGTAATGAGTTTGAATGTCAACTTTGACTTTGTTTACTAATATGGTCGTAACAACTCAACGAATTTATTATgctcatattttaaaaaaaacaaatatctGGTGGTCAAATCCCTCCAGCAAAATAAGCCCTTATTCCCCTTAGGtaaaagtaaaatgaaattCAGACAAAAATCTGAAATTGTACTTGCCCTTCAAAATAGTACTTTATAAATAGACGTCTAGCAAAATTTGAGTCtcatttaatttattaattaatcttATAATTAATTCAGGATGAGTTGAAAAAATGTGACGTTCCCAAGTCAATTCAGTGTTACATGAACGAAAAGGGTGTTTCCGAAGAAAAGGCAAGAGAACACATTAGAGTTTTGATAAAGGAGAGATGGGAATCGATGAACACAGCTCAGAGGAAAAATTCTCTATTTTCTGAAACATTTGTTGGAATAGCAAAAGATATTGCAAGAACAGCACACTTCATGTATCTTCATACTGATGTTAAAAGTAGCATCTCCAAAATACTTTTTGAGCCTATCACCATTCCTAATGTTCCATTGGTTCCCAAGTAATTTATCCCTGAGAATTCGTGACagtgctttgattttatgtgtaGCCCGCAGAGGTGGattcaagatttgaagtttattaGTTCATGTAAGGGTCTCAAGTTAATATTTAATATTAACTGGCTTCACAGTcgaatatttatagatattttcTAATTTAGTAAATTTCTTAACATATATACAGAGTTTGCAAAAGCTACTAAATTTCCGTGAATCTGTATATTGTACACAAGCTCCGCCACTAGTATATATCCCGATCGCTAATCTTCATCTCATTAATTTTATGGATGTGTTCTGTCTTATCATTGAATTTTCGATTCGTTTACCTCTGAATCTAGTTGTTATTTAAACAACTTTAACATGTCTTTTTTCTTTGTAAATTAAAGTGAAAAGCTAATCTCTCTATAAGTCTGAATATTTCGAGCCATTTCAATCATCGTGGTTGataggaaaaaataaatgaatgaatattctttcaaaaaagtTATAATCATACACCTATTGAGACGAAGACCAAAAGTGAGTCTCGTAGGCGGACACATTAATCCAAAATAAAATAGATTGACAGCTTGAAACACTAATTTATCAAAATAATGAATAGAGGATCCCTTAATTTAGGTTGGGGCAGagatttcaaaatttgaaatgttAGTTAAGATTCCAATTTTTTGCCGCTGCCAAGAGTTGCCGCAAATTCTAATGGATATTTAATGTGCTTTTGATCGATTACTTTAATTAGGACGATGGAATCTATGAAGAAAGTATATTGTAGAAAAAATGTGCTTCACGTCTTCCTTTTAGAAACATTTCACAAAATTTTACGTGGCTCTCGATTCATATACAAGTGCTATCAACTTTATCTTTATTCATATGCCCCACAATTAATAGAAGgaagtgcattttttttttttgcttaggAAAGGAAATTTCATTACTGGAAGTAAAAAACGAAATACAGTGCATAGGATCCTTATGGAACGGGACCCGaaacttttttaacccaaaaaataatttttggaatcaaactaactctttaaaaaaaaaaaaagaaccaaactaggcttcacgcacagaataTGTGCGTGAAAggtgataacgtccaaatccactcctcaaagagaaagtgtacacggtcgtatgcaatataatttacccaactatgagtcgagGTCGATCCCatagggaacaatatactaggcgatttaaacaagtaaggaattatcactttTTACGCTGagccaaacacttgataatattttgattttaagaaaattataactaatgcaaaaatgtaaactaacctagaaagtaagtaaaatgatcaatggccacaagcatggatacaaggaactctcaagtaacgatccaatatattttatgatattacaactaagagcggatttatgttaatagataatggtttctaaaatctcattgaaagtcttccaaccaaatcaataaatttcactctaagcttttccaagccttagagtgtgatatcaagcccaaccaattgaatctcaagtaactttcctattcctagctcaagttattagatgggtttaatgacccaaattcttgttaattaatctttttcaacctagatttcctcttccgagctcaatcaaagtaaatgggcgagtcttagggttagctaatcccttaagaaacattaaagaacaagattaattaaatcaacaaagacccacttcaatagcaataaaaatcattcaatacataagcaaaacaagagttttaTCCAaccctttaatcatagaatatttccataaacaagattcaagtgaagaaaataaatactacacacttagatatacaatacaaagtaaggaattgaagaaatgaattaaaggtttaagaaatgctcaaccaaatcttcaaatcttcaaccccaAAGTGTCGTGTAGGAACCTAGTCTCTAAAACTTGtatgaaatggccaaagataacgttttacaaaccctaaaagagtatttataacattcaaaaaatggaacaaattgtggacaaaaaTGCCCTGCGTGCACAACATCTTTATGCACAAGTGCTACTTCTTTGCGCACAACATCTTCAAGAAGTGCCAACATCTTTGCACAACATCTTTGCGGCAAGTCTTTCGCATGCTGCATCTTTGCATGCACAAGTCTGTTGCGACAAGTCTTTGCCAAAGTCTTGCTTGTTCTATCTTTGCTCTAgtttgctccattttgctccgtTTTGCTCCGTTATACTCTCCGGGCATCTTATCCTACAAAAcgacataaatacacaaaaagtaacaacaaaagtgcttgaagagttACAAAAGCTTAAGAAATTAGCATCGAACAtcccgtaatttcacggcacatcaaaaggaccaaactgtaactttttgagtttggtcctttcacgcacagaatctgtgcgtgaaagagggagggaacttttttttttttcttttttttaagctatcaaaatcacgtttttttcatactttgggcaaagattagtcatgtttcaaaatcccgaaatatcaatattttatatagaacttaatatatttttttgcgtacaataacatcggctcatt contains these protein-coding regions:
- the LOC132067228 gene encoding (R)-linalool synthase TPS5, chloroplastic-like; amino-acid sequence: MKAILFNTIGASLPTATLRSRRPTPSTCFSSFNRGQPPLVVSKACLSIAGMKLAEPNPTIRRSGNYKPTKWDFEYIQSVNNNYVGEKYMKRFNELKEEMKKMMVDERSEELEKLELIDNLQRLGVSYHFKDEIKQILGTIHLSVATGDPLYSAALKFRLLRQHGFHISQEILNDFKDENDNLKQSFCNDTKGLLQLYEASFLSTETETTLKNATRFTVAHLKNYVDNQYYDTEDNNLMVELVLHALELPRHWMVPRLETEWYISIYERMPNANPLLLELAKLDFNIVQATYQEDLRILSRWWKNSCLAEKMSFSRDILVENFFWAVGIMFEPQHSYFRRMITKVIVFVSIIDDIYDIYGTLDELEVFTDAIQRWDTKAMEQFPDYMKVCYLALFNIINEVAYDVLKDKGIDVLPYLTKSWADLCKSYLQEARWYHNGYKPSLEEYMDNAWISIAVPMVLVHALCLVTKPITKETFESLSNYPDIIRFSATIFRFADDLEISSDELKKCDVPKSIQCYMNEKGVSEEKAREHIRVLIKERWESMNTAQRKNSLFSETFVGIAKDIARTAHFMYLHTDVKSSISKILFEPITIPNVPLVPK